From Bufo gargarizans isolate SCDJY-AF-19 unplaced genomic scaffold, ASM1485885v1 fragScaff_scaffold_320_pilon:::fragment_2:::debris, whole genome shotgun sequence, a single genomic window includes:
- the ID4 gene encoding DNA-binding protein inhibitor ID-4 — protein MKAVSPVRPHSRRTPLTEGVCGELALHCLSEHSLGVAHYKMEEEESLCLQYDMNDCYSRLKRLVPSIPQNKKVSKVEILQHVIDYILDLQLALDTHPALLRQQAPARTPLTDLNKDPAASVMNKEGDSILCR, from the exons ATGAAAGCTGTGAGCCCTGTGCGTCCCCACAGTCGGAGAACCCCATTGACGGAGGGGGTGTGTGGGGAGCTGGCACTGCACTGCCTCTCTGAACACAGCCTTGGTGTAGCTCATTACAAGATGGAAGAAGAGGAGTCCTTGTGTCTGCAATATGACATGAATGACTGTTACAGTCGCCTCAAGAGGCTGGTACCCAGCATCCCCCAGAACAAGAAAGTGAGCAAAGTGGAGATCCTTCAGCATGTTATAGACTACATTCTGGACCTGCAGCTGGCACTGGACACACACCCTGCACTGCTTAGGCAGCAGGCACCTGCCAGGACCCCTCTGACAGACCTCAATAAAGACCCG GCTGCATCAGTGATGAACAAGGaaggggacagtatactgtgtcgCTAG